In Tepidimonas taiwanensis, the following are encoded in one genomic region:
- the infB gene encoding translation initiation factor IF-2 — protein MSSNTVAEFAAELNKPVSLLLEQFAAAGVTKHAGSDPVTEADKQRLLAHLKAAHGTQGQERRKITLTKRSTTEIKQADATGRARTIQVEVRKKRTFIKRDEDAGTEGAGERSADAAAAAAEEAARAAELARREEEARLQAEKLRQEEEALARQRREREEAQARAAEEARLAREAAEARARAEREAMAARAAVTETAGGATTEPAAEAPAADAAREAAERAEAERAERARLEAERAAEEARARELEERRRKALAEAEAIRAMMAQPRKVLVAKKPEEPKPAAPAEARPGLKGTLHKPAATPGKAAATPAPAPAKKEIKSEALSSSWKDEAGKKKELKTRGDSGAGRGGSNWRAGPKGKPGKGGRDERSSAPAAVEQRVIEVHVPETITVSELAHKMALKASEVIKVLMKLGQMVTINQSLDQDTAMIVVEELGHKAVAAALDDPEAFSEEEAVLYQGEAKPRPPVVTVMGHVDHGKTSLLDYIRRAKVAAGEAGGITQHIGAYHVETPRGVVTFLDTPGHEAFTAMRARGAQATDIVILVVAADDGVMPQTREAIKHAKAAGVPIVVALTKIDKPDANPEKVKQELVAEEVVPEEYGGDSPFIGVSSKTGQGIDELLENVLLQAEILELKAPVDAKAKGLVIEARLDKGRGPVATALVQSGTLRVGDVVLAGQTYGRVRAMLDENGRPVKEAGPSIPVEIQGLAEVPQAGDEFMVMADERRAREIATYRAGKYRSTKLAKQQAAKLENMFAEMAAGEVKTLPIIIKADVQGSQEALSAALLKLSTDEVRVQLVYAGVGGISESDVNLAIASRAVIIGFNVRADANARKVAEANDVEIRYYNIIYDAVDDVKAAMAGLLAPEKREEVIGMAEIRSVFVASKIGTVAGCMVTQGYVTRSAHFRLIRDNVVVYTGELESLKRFKDDVREVKEGFECGIKLKNYSDIKEGDVLEFFEIKEVARTL, from the coding sequence ATGTCGAGCAACACCGTCGCCGAATTCGCCGCCGAACTCAACAAACCCGTCTCGCTGCTGCTGGAGCAGTTTGCCGCCGCCGGGGTCACCAAGCACGCCGGGTCCGATCCCGTCACCGAAGCGGACAAGCAGCGGCTGCTCGCGCACCTGAAGGCCGCCCACGGCACGCAGGGGCAGGAGCGGCGCAAGATCACGCTGACCAAGCGCTCCACGACCGAGATCAAGCAGGCGGACGCCACTGGGCGGGCGCGCACCATCCAGGTGGAGGTGCGCAAGAAGCGCACCTTCATCAAGCGCGACGAGGACGCGGGCACGGAAGGTGCCGGTGAGCGCAGCGCCGATGCCGCAGCGGCTGCAGCCGAAGAGGCGGCCCGCGCCGCCGAGCTGGCGCGCCGCGAGGAAGAAGCCCGGCTGCAAGCCGAAAAGCTGCGCCAGGAAGAGGAAGCGCTGGCCCGTCAGCGCCGCGAGCGCGAGGAAGCCCAGGCCCGCGCGGCCGAGGAAGCGCGCCTGGCGCGCGAGGCGGCCGAGGCCCGCGCCCGCGCCGAACGCGAGGCGATGGCCGCCCGTGCGGCGGTGACGGAGACAGCCGGCGGGGCAACGACCGAACCCGCGGCCGAGGCTCCGGCCGCCGACGCGGCCCGCGAAGCGGCCGAGCGGGCCGAGGCCGAACGCGCCGAGCGCGCGCGCCTGGAAGCGGAGCGCGCTGCCGAAGAGGCCCGCGCGCGCGAGCTTGAGGAGCGCCGTCGCAAGGCACTGGCCGAAGCGGAAGCGATCCGCGCCATGATGGCCCAGCCGCGCAAGGTGCTGGTGGCCAAGAAGCCGGAAGAGCCCAAGCCCGCGGCACCGGCCGAAGCCCGCCCTGGCCTCAAGGGCACGCTGCACAAACCCGCGGCCACACCCGGCAAGGCCGCCGCGACCCCGGCACCCGCGCCCGCGAAGAAGGAAATCAAGTCTGAGGCGCTGTCGTCTTCTTGGAAGGACGAAGCCGGCAAGAAGAAGGAGCTGAAAACCCGCGGCGACAGCGGCGCAGGCCGCGGCGGCAGCAACTGGCGCGCCGGCCCCAAGGGCAAGCCCGGAAAGGGTGGGCGCGACGAGCGCTCGTCGGCCCCGGCCGCGGTGGAGCAGCGCGTCATCGAAGTGCACGTGCCCGAGACGATCACCGTGTCGGAGCTGGCGCACAAGATGGCACTCAAGGCGTCCGAGGTCATCAAGGTGCTGATGAAGCTCGGCCAGATGGTCACCATCAACCAGTCGCTGGATCAGGACACCGCGATGATCGTGGTCGAGGAGCTCGGCCACAAGGCCGTGGCCGCGGCGCTGGACGACCCGGAGGCGTTCTCGGAAGAGGAAGCCGTGCTGTACCAGGGCGAGGCCAAGCCCCGCCCGCCGGTGGTCACGGTGATGGGCCACGTGGACCACGGCAAGACCTCGCTGCTCGACTACATCCGCCGCGCCAAGGTGGCCGCGGGCGAGGCCGGTGGCATCACGCAGCACATCGGGGCCTACCACGTGGAAACCCCGCGCGGCGTCGTCACGTTCCTCGACACGCCGGGTCACGAAGCCTTTACCGCGATGCGTGCCCGTGGCGCGCAGGCGACCGACATCGTCATCCTGGTCGTGGCGGCTGACGACGGCGTGATGCCGCAGACGCGTGAGGCCATCAAGCACGCCAAGGCCGCCGGCGTGCCGATCGTCGTGGCGCTGACGAAGATCGACAAACCCGACGCCAACCCGGAAAAGGTCAAGCAGGAGCTGGTCGCCGAGGAGGTCGTGCCCGAGGAGTACGGTGGCGACTCGCCCTTCATCGGCGTGTCGTCCAAGACCGGGCAGGGGATCGACGAACTGCTGGAAAACGTCCTGCTGCAGGCCGAGATCCTCGAGCTCAAGGCACCGGTGGACGCCAAGGCCAAGGGCCTGGTGATCGAGGCGCGCCTGGACAAGGGGCGCGGCCCGGTGGCCACCGCCCTCGTGCAATCGGGCACGCTGCGCGTCGGCGACGTCGTGCTCGCCGGCCAGACCTACGGCCGCGTGCGCGCGATGCTCGACGAGAACGGCCGCCCGGTCAAGGAAGCCGGCCCGTCGATTCCCGTGGAGATCCAGGGCCTGGCCGAGGTGCCGCAGGCGGGCGACGAGTTCATGGTGATGGCCGACGAGCGCCGCGCGCGCGAAATCGCCACCTACCGCGCGGGCAAATACCGCAGCACCAAGCTTGCCAAGCAGCAGGCCGCCAAGCTCGAGAACATGTTCGCCGAGATGGCGGCGGGCGAAGTCAAGACGCTGCCGATCATCATCAAGGCGGACGTGCAGGGCTCGCAGGAGGCGCTGTCAGCCGCGTTGCTCAAGCTCTCGACCGACGAGGTGCGGGTGCAGCTCGTCTACGCCGGTGTCGGCGGCATCAGCGAGTCGGACGTCAACCTGGCGATCGCCTCGCGGGCGGTCATCATCGGCTTCAACGTGCGCGCGGACGCCAATGCGCGCAAGGTGGCCGAAGCCAACGACGTCGAGATCCGCTACTACAACATCATCTACGACGCGGTGGATGACGTGAAGGCGGCGATGGCGGGGCTGCTGGCGCCGGAGAAGCGCGAGGAGGTCATCGGCATGGCCGAGATCCGCAGTGTTTTCGTCGCCTCCAAGATCGGCACCGTGGCGGGCTGTATGGTCACCCAGGGCTACGTCACGCGCAGCGCGCACTTCCGCCTCATTCGCGACAACGTGGTGGTCTACACCGGCGAGCTGGAGTCGCTCAAGCGCTTCAAGGACGACGTGCGCGAGGTCAAAGAAGGCTTCGAGTGCGGCATCAAGCTCAAGAACTACAGCGACATCAAGGAAGGCGATGTGCTGGAGTTCTTCGAGATCAAGGAAGTCGCCCGCACGCTGTGA
- the rbfA gene encoding 30S ribosome-binding factor RbfA, with product MVRRKIPNRGLKVADQIQRDLSELIPRELKDPRIGMVTIQAVEVTPDYAHAKVYFSVLVGDPQETEEALNQGAGFLRNALFKRLHIHTVPTLHFIYDRSIERAADMNALIAKAVASRGKDEDAT from the coding sequence ATGGTGCGACGCAAGATCCCCAACCGCGGCCTGAAGGTGGCCGATCAGATCCAGCGCGACTTGAGCGAGCTCATCCCGCGCGAGCTCAAGGACCCGCGCATTGGCATGGTCACGATCCAGGCGGTGGAGGTGACGCCCGATTACGCCCACGCCAAGGTGTATTTCAGCGTGCTGGTCGGTGACCCCCAGGAAACCGAGGAGGCCCTCAACCAGGGGGCGGGGTTCCTGCGCAACGCGCTGTTCAAGCGGCTGCACATCCACACCGTGCCGACGCTGCACTTCATCTACGACCGCTCGATCGAGCGCGCGGCCGACATGAACGCGCTGATCGCGAAGGCCGTCGCCTCGCGCGGCAAGGACGAGGACGCGACATGA
- the truB gene encoding tRNA pseudouridine(55) synthase TruB, whose protein sequence is MTAEPRARVPRRPVHGVLLLDKPVGLSAQTAVSRAKGMLAAEKAGHTGTLDPLASGLLPVCFGAATKFAQLQLDADKAYEATLRLGVRTTTGDAEGDVVTVAPVDAVMLAPERLRALAQRFTGEIEQIPPMHSALKKDGKALYEYARASIEVERAPRRVTIHALTLEPVADDPAALRLTVRCSKGTYVRTLAEDIGAALGCGAHLLSLRRTATGGLSLDDAITLDALQALPPEERQRHLLPTEALLRGLPTVALGERDAGRFLSGLRRRGPWPDAALVAVFGERPRALLGTARCVAGELIPVRLLSPTEIAQSLQPSFP, encoded by the coding sequence ATGACGGCCGAGCCCCGTGCACGGGTGCCGCGGCGCCCCGTGCACGGGGTGCTGCTGCTCGACAAACCGGTGGGCCTGTCGGCGCAAACGGCGGTCTCGCGCGCCAAAGGGATGCTCGCCGCCGAAAAGGCCGGCCACACCGGCACGCTCGACCCGCTGGCCAGCGGCCTGTTGCCGGTGTGCTTCGGCGCGGCCACGAAGTTTGCGCAGCTGCAGCTCGACGCCGACAAGGCCTACGAGGCGACGCTGCGCCTGGGCGTGCGCACCACCACCGGCGACGCGGAAGGAGACGTGGTGACCGTCGCCCCCGTGGATGCGGTGATGCTCGCGCCCGAGCGGCTGCGGGCGCTGGCGCAGCGCTTTACCGGCGAGATCGAGCAGATTCCCCCGATGCACAGCGCGCTCAAAAAGGACGGCAAGGCGCTGTACGAATACGCGCGCGCCAGCATCGAGGTCGAGCGCGCCCCGCGCCGGGTCACGATCCACGCATTGACCCTCGAGCCCGTCGCCGATGATCCGGCCGCGCTGCGCCTGACGGTGCGCTGCAGCAAAGGCACCTACGTGCGCACGCTGGCCGAGGATATCGGCGCCGCGCTGGGTTGTGGCGCACACCTGCTGTCGCTGCGCCGCACCGCCACCGGCGGCCTGTCGCTCGACGACGCCATCACCTTGGACGCGCTGCAAGCCCTGCCGCCCGAGGAGCGCCAGCGGCACCTGTTGCCCACCGAAGCGCTGCTGCGCGGACTGCCCACGGTCGCGCTCGGCGAGCGCGACGCGGGGCGGTTTTTGAGCGGCCTGCGCCGCCGCGGCCCCTGGCCGGATGCGGCGCTGGTGGCCGTCTTTGGCGAGCGGCCGCGTGCCCTGCTGGGCACGGCGCGCTGTGTCGCCGGCGAACTGATCCCGGTGCGGCTGCTGTCGCCCACCGAAATTGCCCAATCCCTGCAACCGAGTTTCCCATGA
- the typA gene encoding translational GTPase TypA: protein MSTRPPIRNIAIIAHVDHGKTTLVDQLLRQSGTFRENQAVGERVMDSNDLERERGITILAKNCAVRWQGTHINIVDTPGHADFGGEVERALSMVDGVLLLIDAQEGPMPQTRFVTKKALALGLKPIVVVNKVDKPGARPDHVINAAFDLFDKLGATDEQLDFPVVYASGLNGWASLTEGEPGQAWGTDMAPLFETILRHVPEHRGDPAAPLQLQISSLDYSSYVGRIGVGRINAGTIRGGMEVLVCEGPDGPRRKGRINQVLTFEGLERVLTDSAGPGDIVLINGIEDIGIGVTVCDPLDPRPLPMLKVDEPTLTMNFCVNTSPLAGREGKFVTSRQIWDRLQRELQSNVALRVRETGEDGVFEVSGRGELHLTILLENMRREGYELAVSKPRVVFQEIDGVRHEPIELLTVDIEEPHQGAVMQALGERKGELVNMEPDGRGRVRLEYRIPARGLIGFQTEFLNLTRGTGLMSNIFDGYEPYKGEIGGRKNGVLISQDDGEIVTYALGKLDDRGRMFVRPGDPVYEGMIVGIHSRDNDLVVNPVRTKQLTNFRASGKDDAIKLTPPIDLTLEYAVEFIEDDELVEITPKSIRLRKRYLKEHERKRASREGA from the coding sequence ATGAGCACCCGTCCCCCGATCCGCAATATCGCGATCATCGCCCACGTCGACCACGGCAAAACGACCCTCGTGGACCAGCTGCTGCGCCAGAGCGGCACCTTCCGCGAGAACCAGGCCGTAGGCGAGCGCGTGATGGATAGCAACGACCTCGAACGCGAGCGCGGCATCACGATCCTTGCGAAGAACTGTGCCGTGCGCTGGCAGGGCACGCACATCAACATCGTCGACACCCCCGGTCACGCGGACTTCGGCGGCGAGGTGGAGCGGGCGCTCTCCATGGTCGATGGCGTGCTGCTGCTGATCGACGCGCAGGAAGGCCCGATGCCCCAGACGCGCTTCGTGACCAAGAAGGCGCTGGCGCTGGGGCTCAAGCCCATCGTCGTCGTCAACAAGGTCGACAAGCCCGGCGCGCGACCGGACCACGTCATCAACGCCGCGTTCGACCTCTTCGACAAGCTGGGGGCGACGGACGAGCAGCTCGACTTCCCCGTGGTGTACGCCTCGGGCCTCAACGGCTGGGCCTCGCTCACCGAAGGCGAGCCCGGCCAGGCGTGGGGCACCGACATGGCGCCGCTCTTCGAGACGATCCTGCGGCACGTGCCCGAACACCGCGGCGACCCGGCGGCCCCGCTGCAACTGCAGATCTCGTCGCTGGACTATTCGTCCTACGTTGGGCGCATCGGCGTCGGACGCATCAACGCGGGCACGATCCGCGGCGGCATGGAGGTGCTGGTGTGTGAGGGGCCGGACGGTCCCCGCCGCAAGGGCCGCATCAACCAGGTGCTGACCTTCGAGGGGCTGGAGCGCGTGCTCACCGACAGCGCCGGCCCCGGCGACATCGTGCTGATCAACGGCATCGAGGACATCGGCATCGGCGTGACGGTGTGCGACCCGCTCGATCCGCGGCCGCTGCCGATGCTCAAGGTCGACGAACCGACGCTGACGATGAATTTCTGCGTCAACACCTCGCCGCTGGCGGGGCGTGAGGGCAAGTTCGTCACCAGCCGGCAAATCTGGGACCGCCTGCAGCGCGAGCTGCAAAGCAACGTCGCGCTGCGCGTGCGCGAGACGGGCGAGGACGGCGTGTTCGAAGTCTCCGGCCGGGGCGAGCTGCACCTGACGATCCTGCTCGAGAACATGCGCCGCGAGGGCTACGAGCTGGCCGTGTCCAAGCCGCGCGTGGTGTTTCAGGAAATCGACGGCGTGCGGCACGAGCCCATCGAACTGCTCACCGTGGACATCGAGGAACCGCACCAGGGGGCCGTGATGCAGGCGCTGGGTGAGCGCAAGGGCGAGCTGGTCAACATGGAGCCCGATGGGCGCGGGCGCGTGCGGCTCGAATACCGCATCCCGGCGCGCGGGCTGATCGGCTTTCAGACCGAGTTCCTCAACCTCACGCGCGGCACCGGGTTGATGTCCAACATCTTCGACGGCTACGAGCCGTACAAGGGCGAAATCGGCGGGCGCAAGAACGGCGTGCTCATCAGTCAGGACGACGGCGAGATCGTCACCTACGCGCTGGGCAAGCTGGACGACCGCGGGCGGATGTTCGTGCGCCCCGGTGACCCGGTGTACGAGGGCATGATCGTCGGCATCCACAGCCGCGACAACGACCTCGTCGTCAACCCGGTGCGCACCAAGCAGCTCACCAACTTCCGCGCCAGCGGCAAGGACGACGCGATCAAGCTCACGCCGCCGATCGACCTGACGCTGGAGTACGCGGTCGAGTTCATCGAAGACGACGAGCTGGTCGAAATCACGCCCAAGAGCATCCGCCTGCGCAAGCGCTACCTGAAGGAGCACGAGCGCAAGCGCGCCAGCCGGGAGGGGGCGTGA
- a CDS encoding enoyl-CoA hydratase/isomerase family protein, with translation MTDASHAHVHIERTANGVGRITLQRPRALNALDIGMIRALADALRAWRDDPGIVAVAIRGSGKEGPFGAFCAGGDIRFFHQAALAGDARLEDFFTEEYALNHLIFTYPKPYLAFMDGIVMGGGMGISQGGSCRIVTERTKMAMPETNIGLFPDVGGGYFLGRCPGHVGEYLGLTGAVIGADAAVAWGLADVVAPAADLPRAWEALATMPGTTSDAFATCWRDWMQQAGWRFSGERTVAPLAAEVEAAFGAPTVAGIVERLQAAGTEAAADALTLLRQRSPLMLHVVLEQIRRARTLSLADDLRLERDMVRHCFHPHHLGRGPAQSETVEGIRALAVDKDHQPRWNPARIEDVTPAMVEGFFVSPWPAHAHPLRDL, from the coding sequence ATGACCGATGCATCGCATGCCCATGTCCATATCGAGCGCACCGCCAACGGGGTGGGGCGCATCACGCTGCAGCGGCCGCGCGCGCTCAACGCCCTCGACATCGGGATGATCCGCGCGCTCGCCGACGCGCTGCGCGCGTGGCGTGACGACCCCGGTATCGTCGCGGTGGCCATCCGCGGCAGCGGCAAGGAGGGGCCGTTCGGGGCGTTTTGTGCGGGTGGCGATATTCGCTTCTTCCACCAGGCGGCGCTGGCCGGTGACGCGCGGCTGGAGGATTTCTTCACCGAGGAGTACGCCCTCAACCACCTGATCTTCACCTACCCCAAGCCGTACCTGGCGTTCATGGACGGGATCGTGATGGGCGGTGGGATGGGCATCAGCCAGGGCGGCTCGTGTCGCATCGTCACCGAACGCACGAAGATGGCGATGCCCGAGACCAACATCGGGCTGTTTCCGGACGTCGGGGGCGGGTATTTCCTCGGCCGCTGCCCGGGGCATGTCGGCGAATACCTGGGCCTGACCGGTGCCGTGATCGGGGCCGACGCGGCGGTGGCGTGGGGGCTGGCCGACGTGGTGGCACCGGCGGCCGACCTGCCGCGGGCGTGGGAGGCGCTGGCGACGATGCCGGGTACTACCTCCGACGCCTTTGCCACGTGCTGGCGGGACTGGATGCAACAGGCGGGTTGGCGGTTCTCCGGTGAGCGCACGGTCGCGCCCCTCGCCGCGGAGGTGGAAGCCGCGTTCGGCGCGCCGACCGTGGCCGGGATCGTCGAGCGCCTGCAGGCCGCCGGGACGGAGGCCGCAGCCGACGCGCTCACCCTGCTGCGCCAGCGCAGCCCGCTGATGCTGCACGTGGTGCTGGAGCAGATCCGCCGCGCCCGCACGCTGTCGCTGGCCGACGATTTGCGCCTGGAGCGCGACATGGTGCGGCACTGCTTTCACCCGCATCACCTCGGGCGCGGCCCCGCCCAGAGCGAGACGGTGGAGGGCATCCGCGCGCTCGCGGTGGACAAGGACCACCAGCCGCGCTGGAACCCCGCGCGCATCGAGGACGTCACGCCCGCGATGGTGGAGGGCTTCTTCGTCAGCCCCTGGCCCGCCCACGCGCACCCGCTGCGCGATCTCTGA
- the smpB gene encoding SsrA-binding protein SmpB, whose translation MSATKPKTATDGRIAENKKAFFNYHIEERHEAGIVLQGWEVKAIREGKVQITEGYVVVRDGELYLIGCLIHPLRSTSTHIRADSDRTRKLLMHKAEIRRLIGKVEQKGYTLVPLNLHWKNGRVKCEIALARGKAQHDKRDTIKEREGKREVERAMKQRLR comes from the coding sequence ATGTCCGCCACCAAGCCCAAAACCGCCACCGACGGCCGCATCGCCGAAAACAAAAAGGCGTTTTTCAACTACCACATCGAAGAGCGGCACGAAGCCGGCATCGTGCTGCAGGGGTGGGAGGTCAAGGCCATCCGCGAAGGCAAGGTGCAGATCACCGAGGGCTACGTCGTCGTGCGCGACGGGGAGCTGTACCTGATCGGCTGCCTGATCCACCCGCTGCGCAGCACCTCCACCCACATCCGCGCGGACAGCGACCGCACGCGCAAGCTGCTGATGCACAAGGCGGAGATCCGGCGCTTGATCGGCAAGGTGGAGCAAAAGGGCTACACCCTCGTGCCGCTGAACCTGCACTGGAAGAACGGTCGCGTCAAGTGTGAAATCGCGCTGGCGCGCGGCAAGGCGCAACACGACAAGCGCGACACGATCAAGGAGCGCGAAGGCAAACGCGAGGTCGAGCGCGCGATGAAGCAGCGCCTGCGCTAG
- a CDS encoding type II toxin-antitoxin system RatA family toxin, with translation MKPKTVRKSVLVWHSPHEMFELVSDVEHYPDFLPWCEYGRVVERTPDGMVATIGMAFGGVHKHFTTRNVHEPDRHIHLQLVEGPFSQLEGDWRFTPVGDDSQRACRIDFALVYGFSSSVLAALVGPVFDRVADSLVDAFVKRADQVYGA, from the coding sequence ATGAAACCCAAGACCGTCCGCAAGTCCGTCCTCGTCTGGCACAGCCCGCACGAAATGTTCGAGCTGGTCAGCGACGTGGAACACTATCCCGACTTTCTGCCGTGGTGTGAGTACGGCCGTGTCGTCGAGCGCACGCCCGACGGCATGGTGGCCACCATCGGCATGGCCTTCGGCGGCGTGCACAAGCACTTCACCACACGCAACGTGCACGAGCCCGACCGCCACATCCACCTGCAGCTCGTCGAAGGGCCGTTCTCCCAACTGGAGGGGGACTGGCGCTTCACCCCCGTCGGGGACGACAGCCAGCGTGCGTGCCGCATCGACTTTGCGCTCGTGTACGGGTTTTCCAGCAGCGTGCTGGCGGCGCTGGTCGGGCCGGTGTTCGACCGCGTCGCCGACTCGCTAGTGGACGCCTTCGTCAAACGCGCCGACCAGGTGTACGGCGCATGA
- a CDS encoding RnfH family protein, which yields MRAEAGACVRVTVVWSPGPQDVREHTVTLPQGATAAQAVRETGWADAIAALEADPRALSIWGRRVPPDTVLRDDDRVEVTRALRVDPKVARRERFRQQGARAAGLFARRPRR from the coding sequence ATGAGGGCTGAGGCCGGCGCCTGCGTGCGCGTCACCGTCGTCTGGTCGCCGGGACCGCAAGACGTGCGCGAGCACACCGTGACGCTGCCGCAGGGCGCCACTGCGGCGCAAGCGGTGCGGGAGACCGGCTGGGCCGACGCGATCGCGGCGCTGGAGGCCGATCCACGCGCGCTCAGCATCTGGGGCCGGCGCGTACCGCCCGACACCGTGCTGCGCGACGACGACCGCGTCGAAGTCACGCGGGCGCTGCGCGTGGACCCCAAGGTCGCGCGGCGCGAGCGCTTCCGCCAGCAGGGCGCGCGGGCGGCGGGGTTGTTTGCGCGCCGCCCACGGCGGTGA
- the guaB gene encoding IMP dehydrogenase: protein MRLLGKALTFDDVLLVPAYSQVLPKDTSLATRFTRDITLNLPLVSAAMDTVTEARLAIAIAQEGGIGVIHKNLSVAEQAAQVAKVKRYESGVLRDPVVITPDTTVRQVAKLSDELGVSGFPVVEGGKVVGIVTGRDLRFETRMDAPVREIMTPRERLVTVPEGTTPEAAKALLNKHKLERLLVVNDAFELKGLITVKDITKQLNFPNAARDENGRLRVAAAVGVGPGTEERVEALVRAGVDAIVVDTAHGHSKGVIDRVRWVKQHYPQVQVVGGNIATGEAARALVDAGADAVKVGIGPGSICTTRIVAGVGVPQITAIDNVAQALKGSGVPLIADGGIRYSGDIAKALAAGAHSVMMGGMFAGTEEAPGEVILYQGRSYKSYRGMGSIGAMKAGSADRYFQENDETANPNADKLVPEGIEGRVPYKGSVVAIIFQMAGGIRAALGYCGCATIAELHDKAAFVEITAAGIRESHVHDVQITKEAPNYRLD, encoded by the coding sequence ATGCGCCTGCTCGGAAAAGCGTTGACGTTCGACGACGTTCTGCTGGTGCCCGCGTACTCGCAGGTCCTGCCCAAAGACACGTCGCTCGCCACCCGTTTCACCCGCGATATCACGCTCAACCTGCCGCTCGTATCGGCGGCGATGGACACCGTCACCGAGGCGCGCCTCGCGATCGCCATCGCGCAGGAGGGTGGTATCGGCGTCATCCACAAGAACCTCTCGGTCGCGGAGCAGGCCGCGCAGGTGGCCAAGGTCAAGCGTTACGAATCCGGTGTCCTGCGCGACCCGGTCGTCATCACGCCGGACACGACCGTGCGGCAGGTGGCCAAGCTCTCGGACGAGCTGGGCGTGTCGGGCTTTCCGGTGGTCGAGGGCGGCAAAGTCGTCGGCATCGTCACCGGGCGCGACCTGCGCTTCGAGACGCGCATGGACGCCCCCGTGCGCGAGATCATGACCCCGCGCGAGCGGCTCGTCACCGTCCCCGAAGGCACGACGCCCGAGGCCGCGAAGGCGCTGCTCAACAAGCACAAGCTCGAGCGCCTGCTGGTCGTCAACGACGCCTTCGAGCTCAAGGGGCTCATCACCGTCAAGGACATCACGAAGCAGCTCAACTTCCCCAACGCGGCGCGCGACGAGAACGGCCGCCTGCGGGTGGCGGCGGCGGTCGGCGTCGGCCCGGGGACGGAGGAGCGCGTCGAGGCGCTGGTGCGTGCCGGGGTCGACGCCATCGTCGTGGACACCGCGCACGGCCACAGCAAGGGCGTCATCGACCGTGTGCGCTGGGTCAAGCAGCACTACCCGCAGGTGCAGGTGGTCGGCGGCAACATCGCCACCGGCGAAGCCGCGCGCGCCCTGGTCGATGCGGGTGCCGACGCGGTCAAGGTCGGCATTGGGCCGGGGTCCATCTGCACCACGCGCATCGTCGCAGGCGTGGGCGTGCCGCAGATCACGGCGATCGACAACGTCGCGCAGGCGCTCAAGGGCAGCGGCGTGCCGCTGATCGCCGACGGCGGGATCCGCTACTCCGGCGACATCGCCAAGGCGCTGGCCGCGGGTGCGCACAGCGTGATGATGGGCGGCATGTTCGCCGGCACCGAAGAAGCGCCCGGTGAGGTCATCCTGTACCAAGGCCGCAGCTACAAGAGCTACCGCGGCATGGGCTCGATCGGCGCGATGAAAGCCGGCAGCGCCGACCGCTACTTCCAGGAAAACGACGAGACCGCCAACCCCAACGCCGACAAGCTCGTCCCCGAGGGCATCGAGGGGCGCGTGCCCTACAAAGGCTCGGTCGTTGCGATCATCTTCCAGATGGCCGGCGGCATCCGCGCGGCGCTGGGCTACTGCGGCTGCGCCACCATCGCCGAGCTGCACGACAAGGCGGCATTCGTCGAGATCACCGCCGCCGGTATCCGCGAGAGCCACGTCCACGACGTGCAGATCACCAAGGAAGCGCCGAACTACCGGCTGGATTGA
- a CDS encoding AbrB/MazE/SpoVT family DNA-binding domain-containing protein, which yields MLTKLTSKNQITLPRSVLARCPAAEYYDVSVENGRIVLTPVQLTHMDKVWDKLEALGLTEEDLDAAVQWGRGSAADRS from the coding sequence GTGCTGACCAAGCTGACGAGCAAAAACCAGATCACGTTACCGCGGTCGGTGTTGGCCCGATGCCCGGCGGCTGAGTATTACGACGTTAGCGTGGAGAACGGCCGCATCGTGCTGACGCCGGTTCAGCTCACGCACATGGACAAGGTGTGGGACAAACTCGAAGCACTGGGCTTGACCGAGGAGGATCTTGACGCCGCTGTGCAGTGGGGACGCGGTTCGGCGGCTGACCGATCATGA
- a CDS encoding putative toxin-antitoxin system toxin component, PIN family, with protein MTAGSTAAPRVVFDTNVVLSALLFRAGRLAPLRLAWQTGRIIPVVCRQTVQEVSRVLAYPKFRLTAPEIGVVLAEWLPHAQAHPLPAGANDAQRKGLVCRDPHDQIFLELAFDAHADALVTGDDDLLTLAPAAQAMGCFAILTPAQMIGTMPRRSG; from the coding sequence ATGACGGCGGGTTCAACTGCGGCACCGCGCGTCGTTTTCGACACGAACGTCGTCTTGTCGGCGCTGTTGTTTCGTGCGGGCCGGTTGGCACCATTGCGCTTGGCGTGGCAAACGGGACGGATCATCCCGGTCGTTTGCCGCCAGACCGTTCAGGAAGTTTCGCGCGTGCTCGCATACCCGAAATTTCGTTTGACTGCACCAGAGATTGGCGTGGTGCTCGCGGAGTGGTTGCCGCATGCACAGGCGCATCCGTTACCCGCCGGTGCCAACGACGCACAACGCAAAGGACTGGTGTGCCGCGATCCACACGATCAAATCTTTTTGGAACTCGCGTTCGATGCTCATGCGGACGCCCTGGTCACGGGTGACGATGATCTTTTGACCTTGGCGCCCGCCGCCCAGGCCATGGGTTGCTTTGCCATTCTGACACCCGCACAGATGATCGGGACCATGCCGCGACGATCGGGCTGA